A stretch of Pangasianodon hypophthalmus isolate fPanHyp1 chromosome 9, fPanHyp1.pri, whole genome shotgun sequence DNA encodes these proteins:
- the LOC128318806 gene encoding uncharacterized protein LOC128318806 yields MAKLLSLFTLQLLFGVFWPNLLQIASTNHLSVHPGENITLLCNITNYSEILWYRLRSEEVKLLISAEKGRVKKKFLLSYNVNESHFDITESSSSVGLVIIGVRETDLGFYYCGGRNKTTHIQFGKPIRLNFTEDQHRKTDNSSEPPHTQQSGSELWITVCVCLCVSVLINFICIYMFCCRLKGKSVPSCSCCSNTTDSAEKEENMHYASIQHKRRSSVAAKKNTASDLDSVTYATVASQPRRHKVS; encoded by the exons ATGGCCAAACTCCTGAGTCTGTTTACACTACAGCTGCTGTTtg GTGTCTTTTGGCCAAATCTCCTTCAGATCGCTTCAACTAATCATTTGTCTGTCCATCCTGGAGAGAACATCACCCTGCTCTGTAACATCACTAATtattctgagatattgtggtATCGGCTGAGATCTGAGGAGGTGAAGCTGCTGATATCTGCTGAAAAAGGGAGAGTTAAGAAAAAGTTTCTCCTTAGTTATAATGTGAACGAGAGTCACTTTGATATAACAGAAAGCAGCAGTTCAGTCGGTTTAGTGATTATTGGAGTTAGAGAGACAGATCTGGGATTTTATTACTGTGGAGGTCGAAACAAAACGACACACATTCAGTTTGGGAAACCCATCAGACTGAACTTTACAG AAGACCAACATCGTAAGACTGATAACTCATCTGAGCCTCCACATACCCAGCAGTCAGGATCAGAGCTCtggattacagtgtgtgtgtgtctgtgtgtctctgtcctAATAAACTTCATCTGCATCTACATGTTCTGCTGCAGGCTCAAAG GAAAGTCAGTACCATCGTGCAGCTGTTGCAGTAACACCACAGACTCCGCTGAAAAG GAAGAAAATATGCATTATGCCAGCATTCAACACAAAAGAAGGTCCAGCGTAGCTGCTAAGAAAAACACAGCATCAGATTTGGACAGCGTGACTTACGCAACAGTCGCCTCACAGCCTCGGAGACACAAGGtgtcataa